The Prosthecodimorpha staleyi region CACCAATCCGCAGGCCGACGTGCGCTACCAGAAGGTCGAGTCCAAGGGGCGCGCGTCGCAGTTCTCGGTCGTCATCCGCGATCGCGTCACCGGTTCGGAGAAGACCATCGACGACCTCGTCGTCAACATGCCGGGCATCCACAACGTCTCCAACGCCACCGCGGCGATCGCGGTCGCCGACCAGCTCGGCATCAAGCCGGAGGCGATCCGCAAGGGGCTGGCCGGCTTCGCGGGCGTCAAGCGCCGCTTCACGCTGACCGGCGAATGGAACGGCGTGCAGATCTTCGACGATTACGGTCACCACCCGGTCGAGATCATGGCCGTGCTCAAGGCGGCGCGCGCATCGGTGACCGGCGAGGGCCGGGGCGGGCGGGTCGTCGCCATCATGCAGCCGCACCGCTATTCGCGGCTGTCCTCGCTGTTCGAGGAATTCTGCCAGGCCTTCAACGATGCCGACACGGTCATCGTCGCCGACGTCTATGCGGCCGGCGAGGCGCCGATCCCGGGCATCAGCCGTGACGGCCTAGTCGGTGGCCTGCGCGCGCGCGGCCATCGCAACGTGCTCGCGCTCGAAGGCGCCGATCAGATTGCCGACCTCCTGCGCGGCAGGCTCCAGCCCGGCGACTACGTGGTCTTCCTCGGCGCCGGCAACATCACGCAGTGGGCCTACGCGTTGCCGAAGCAGCTGGCCGCGCTCGACGCGCCCGGCACGGTGGCGTGAGCGGCCCGGCCATGAGCGACCTCCTCGCCCAGATCGACACGACCGGCATCCGCGGCGCCCTGCAGCCCGGCTACGACCTCGCCGGGCTGACCTGGTTCCGCGTCGGCGGCCCGGCGGAGCTTCTGTTCCAGCCGGCCGACGAGGCCGATCTCGCCGCCTTCATGGGGCGGGTGCCGGCCGGCGTGCCGGTCACGGTGATCGGCCTCGGCTCCAACCTCCTGGTGCGCGAGGGCGGCATTCCGGGCGTCACCATCCGGCTGTCGGCGCGCGGCTTCGGCCAGATCGAGCCGGTCGCGCCGAACCGGCTCCGAGCCGGCGCGGCGGTGCCGGACAAGAAGCTGGCCGAGGCCGCGCTCGCCGCCGGGCTCGGCGGCTTCGCCTTCTATTTCGGCATCCCGGGCGGCATCGGCGGCGCGCTCCGGATGAATGCCGGCGCCAATGGCGGCGAGACGCGCGAGCGCGTCGTCGAGGTGCGTGCCGTCGACCGGCAGGGCCAGCTGCACGTCCTTTCCAATGCCGATATGGGCTATGCCTATCGGGGTTCGTCCGCACCTGCCGATCTGATCTTCACCTCCGCCCTGTTCGAGGGTGTGCCGACGCCGGAGGCCGAGATCCGCGACGCCATGGCGGCGGTCACGGCGCATCGCGAGGCGGCACAGCCGATCCGGTCGCGCACCGGCGGCTCGACCTTCAAGAACCCGGCCGGTCACAGCGCCTGGAAGCTGATCGACGCGGCCGGCTGCCGGGGTTTGCGGGTCGGCGACGCCCAGGTCTCCGAGATGCACTGCAACTTCCTGATCAATCTCGGCGCCGCCACCGCCCATGACGTGGAATCCCTCGGCGAGACCGTGCGCGCCCGTGTCTACGAGGCGACCGGCGAGCGCCTGGAATGGGAAATCAAGCGGTTCGGGCATTTCGCGCCCGGTCGCGAGATCCTGCCGTTTCACGGTCTGATCTGAAGCGAAATCGCATGTGTCCTGGGCGGATGTGCCCCGGCCGCGATCGGCCGGGCCATCCCGATTCGACCGGAGGGATGGAAATGACGAAGCACGTCGCGGTGCTGATGGGCGGTTGGGATTCCGAGCGGCCGGTCTCGCTGAAGTCGGGCGCGGCCTGTGCGGCGGCGCTGGTCGAGGCCGGCTACCGGGTCAGCGAGATCGATGTCGGACACGATATCGCCGAGAAGCTGGCGGCCCTGCGCCCCGACGTGGCCTTCAACGCCCTGCACGGGCGCTTCGGCGAGGGCGGCTACATCCAGGGCCTCCTGGAGACGCTGCGCATCCCCTACACCCATTCGGGCGTGCTGGCCTCGGCGCTGGCCATGCAGAAGGACAAGGCCAAGATCGTATTCGAGGCGGTCGGGCTGCCGGTTGCGGTAAGCCGCACCGTCAGCCGGTTCGAGGCGGCGCGCGAGCACGTCCTGCCGGCACCCTATGTGGTCAAGCCGGTCGCGGAGGGATCCTCCTTCGGCGTCATCATCGTGAAGGAAGACCGCACCCATCCGCCGCAGGAACTTCTGCGCGAAGACTGGCCCTATGGCGACCGGGTGATCGTCGAACGCTACGTGCCCGGACGGGAATTGACCTGCGCGGTCATGGGCGACAGGGCCCTCGGGGTCACCGAGATAATCGCGAAGAGCGAATCCTTCTACGGATACGACGCCAAGTATGCGCCAGGGGGTTCAGAACACATTCTTCCGGCTCGGCTTAAACCATTTATTTACCAAGGTATCCAAATGATGTCCGTGAAGGCGCACCTGGCGCTCGGCTGTCGCGGCATTTCACGAACCGATTTCCGCTTCGACGACCGGGGTGACGGGGAGGGCGAGGTCATCGTGCTCGAGGTCAACACTCAGCCCGGCATGACCGCAACGTCCCTGGTGCCCGAGATGGCAGCACACGAGGGCATGTCCTTCGCGGCGTTGGCGAAATGGATCGTGGAGGACGCGAGTTGCGATCGTTGACGGGACAGGGGCGGGCCGACCGGGCCGCGACTTCGGAGGGAGCGGCCGCTACGGCGTCGAGCTTCCGCCGGTCGCGCGCGGGCCGGCTTGTCCGTCGCGTCTCCGGTACGGTCGGGCGAATCGCAGAGAGCCTCGACCGGCGCAACGGCACGGTGCTGGCGCTCGCCTTCCTGGGCGGCTGGATCGGCTACGGGATGGCTTTGGGCGGTCAGTACAAGCTGGTCGCCGACGAACTGACCTCCGCGGCCGGCTTCGGCGTCCAGCAGATCGAGATTCGCGGGCTTGCCGAATCCGATTCGACCGAGATCGTCGATCGGATCGACCTGACGCCGACCTCGTCGCTCCTTTTCATGAATGCCGAGAAGGCGCGCGCGCGGATCGCCGAGATCCCCTGGCTCGCCGATGTCTCGGTCAAGAAGATCTACCCCAACAAGGTCGTGGTCAGTCTGCGCGAGCGCCGGCCCTATGCGCTCTGGCAGGATGACGGCCGCATCCGGGTCGTCGACAAGACCGGCGCCGTGATGGCCGAGACGCTGGAGCCGCGCCACGCCAACCTGCCGCTCGTCGTTGGGATCGGTGCCAACCTGCGCGCCGAGGAGGCGACCCGCCTGATCGAATCGGCGCCCTCGATCCGTGCCAAGATTCGCGCCGCGGTGCTGGTCGCCGAGCGGCGCTGGAATCTCGTGACCGTCGACGGCGTCGAGATCCGGCTGCCCGAGGACGCGCCGGCCGGCGCGCTCGCCCAGGTCGCCCGTCTCGACGAGACCAAGAAGCTGCTCGACCGCGACATCACCGCCATCGATCTGCGTTCGCCGGACCGGCTCTATGTGAAGCTTTCCGATGCGGCAGCAACGGCGCGGCGCGAGGCCCTCAAGCTGCGTTCGGCCAAGAAGAAGGGGGCTGCCACATGAAGCGCTCGACCCCAGGCCAATCGGTTCCGCGCATGAGGCCGCTTTCCGGAAGGCGGCCGACCGTCGTTTCGGTGCTCGACGTCGGCTCCTCCAAGGTCGCCTGCCTGATCGCGCAGCTGACGCCGCGCACGCCCGACAAGATCCTGCCCGGCCGCACCCACGACCTGTCGGTGCTCGGCTACGGCATGCAGCGCGCGCGCGGCATGAAGTCCGGCATGGTGATCGACCTCGACGAGGCCGAGCAGTCGATCCGGCTCGCGGTCGACGCCGCCGAGCGGATGGCCGGGCTGACGATCGAATCGCTGATCGTGAACCTGACCGCCGGACGCCTGCGCAGCGAGATCTTCCGCGCCAGCGTCGATGTCGCCGGCGTCGAGGTCGACGAGAGCGACATCCAGCGCGTGCTCGCGGCCGGCGGCTCGCATTCGGTCACCGACGACCGTTCGCTGCTGCATTCGCTGCCGATCGGCTATGCGCTCGACGGCTCGCGCGGCATCAAGGACCCGACCGGCATGCTCGGCCGCAAGCTGTCGGTCGACATGCATGTGGTCACCGCCGAGACCGCGCCGATCCGCAATCTGGAGCTCTGCGTCAACCGCTGCCATCTCGAGGTCGAGACCATGGTGGCGACGCCCTATGCGGCGGGTCTGTCGACGCTGGTCGACGACGAGGCCGAGCTCGGCTGTGCCTGCGTCGACATGGGCGGCGGCACCACCTCGATCGCGGTCTTCGCCGACGGCCAGTTCTGCCATGCCGACGCGATCGCGATCGGCGGCCAGCACGTCACCATGGACATCGCGCGCGGCCTGTCGACCCGGCTCGCCGATGCCGAGCGGATCAAGACGCTGCACGGCTCGGCGCTCGCGACCTCGTCGGACGATCACGAAATCGTCGGCGTGCCGTCGGTGGGCGAGGACAGCCACGACATCATCAACATCCCGCGCGGCTCGCTGACCCGGATCATCCGGCCGCGCATCGAGGAAATCCTGGAGCTGACCCGCGACCGTCTGGCCGCCTCCGGCTTTGCCGGGCGCGTCGGCCGCCGGGTCGTGCTGACCGGCGGCGCCAGCCAACTGACCGGCGTGGTCGAGGTGGCGCGGCGGATCATGGGCCGGAACGTCCGGCTCGGCCGTCCGCTCGGCATCGCCGGGCTGCCGCAGGCGGCCAAGGGGCCGGCCTTCGCGGCGTCGGTCGGGCTTCTGATCTATCCGCAGGTCGCGCAGATCGAGCAGTTCGAGAGTCGCGCCCGGGGCGGGCTCCTGACCGGAACGGGCGGCTACATCGCCCGCGTCGGTCAGTGGCTGAAGGACAGTTGGTAAGGCGCGCGGCGGCCGGGCGGCCGTTGCGCGCGAAGAGGCGAGGGCGCCCGCTCCGGATGCGAGAAACGCAGCCGGGTCGGGAACGGAACACGGGGACGCGACCGCTGATGCGGCGGGCCGTCGAGCAGGCGAGGGTGCCATGACGTTGAATCTGAAGATGCCCGACATTCGGGAGTTGCGGCCGCGGATTACCGTGTTCGGCGTTGGCGGCGCCGGCGGCAACGCCGTGAACAACATGATCCAGACCGGCCTCCACGGGGTGGATTTCGTGGTCGCCAACACCGATGCCCAGGCGCTGACCCTGACCAAGTCGGACCGGGTCATTCAGATGGGCGTCGCGGTGACCGAGGGCCTCGGCGCCGGTTCGCAGCCCGAGGTCGGCCGCGCCGCCGCCGAAGAGGTGATGGACGAGATCGCCGATCACCTGTCGGGCGCCCACATGGTGTTCATCACCGCCGGCATGGGCGGCGGCACCGGCACCGGTGCGGCGCCGGTCGTGGCCCGCGCGGCCCGCGAGCAGGGCATCCTGACCGTCGGCGTGGTGACCAAGCCGTTCCACTTCGAAGGCGCCCGTCGCATGCGGATCGCCGAAGCCGGCATTTCCGAGCTGCAGAAGCAGGTCGACACCCTCATCGTCATCCCGAACCAGAACCTGTTCCGCATCGCCAACGAGCGCACCACCTTCGCCGATGCGTTCGCGATGGCCGACCAGGTGCTCTATTCGGGCGTCGCCTGCATCACCGACCTGATGGTCAAGGAAGGCCTCATCAACCTCGACTTCGCCGACGTGCGCTCGATCATGCGCGGCATGGGCAAGGCGATGATGGGCACCGGCGAATCGACCGGCGAGAAGCGCGCCCTGCAGGCGGCCGAGGCGGCGATCGCCAATCCGCTGCTCGACGAGACCTCGATGAAGGGCGCCCGCGGCGTGCTGATCTCGATCTCGGGCGGCAAGGACCTGACCCTGTTCGAGGTCGACGAGGCCGCCACCCGCATCCGCGAGGAGGTCGACCCGGACGCCAACATCATCCTCGGCGCCACCTTCGACGACAGCCTGGAAGGCGTGGTCCGCGTGTCGGTCGTGGCGACCGGCATCGACCAGGTCGCCGGCGACATGCCGATGCCGGGCGACTATCGCCAGCCTGAGCCGCCGGTGCGCATCCGCTCGGCGACCCCGGCCGCAGCTCCGGCCCCGGTCCTGCGTCAGCAGCCCGAGACGGCGCTGCGCCCGACCGCCGAGCCGGCGTTCCGTCCGGTCATGCAGCCGCCGGTGATCCAGTCGCGTCTGGAGCCGTCGGCGATGGCCTACCAGAGCGAGGCCGAGGCGCGCCTCGACCGCGAAATGCAGCTGCCCGAGGCGCCGACCCAGATCGTCACCGAAATGGCGCCGGTCGCCGTGGCGGACGATCCCGCGGTCACGATCCAGCGCTACGAGCCGCCGGTCACCAGCCGCTACGACGACATGGCGGATCCGATCCAGGAGATCGATCAGCCGCGCGCGATGCGTGCCGAACCGGCCATCGACCGCCGTCCCTACATTCCGCCGACCGCCGAGCGGCCCGCTGATCCGCGTCCGCATCGGATGCCGCGTATCGACGAATTTCCGCCGGTCGCCCAGCGTGTCGCCCAACCGCAGGCGCAGGCGGAGCATCACGACGACGACCGTCGTCCGCTCAGCCTCCTGAAGCGTCTCGCCAACGGCTTCGGCTCGCGTCGGGAGGATCACGACGAGGCGCTGACCCAGGCTCCGCAGGCCCAGCCGACCTACCAGCAGCCGCCTGCCCAGGACTACGCCAAGCGTCCGCCGCAGCGCCCGTCCTTCGCCGAACAGGGCCTGCGTGCGCCGGCCGGCAACCATGACGGCCATGGCCGCCAGGCCCCGGCCCAGCACGACCAGCAGGTGCGTCCGTCCCGGTCCGCCGAGGACGAGCATCTCGAAATCCCGGCCTTCCTACGGCGTCAGGCGAACTGACGCCACAATTCGGGCGGGTCCCAACCGGCGGAACCCGGGTGCTCGCACCCGGGTTCCCACGTGTCTTCCGGTGGGTCGTATTCAATAATCCTGTCAACGAGTTATCGGTGACCGGAGTGGTAACAATGTGTAACCAAGCGTGATTTTGTGAATGCCGGTCCGGTCGATAACTTGCCTCGCAACGGGACGGGCCTGGATCGAGTCGCTCACGTCAGCGGGCTGAATTCGGCGAAACCAGGGCCAAGGCATTCCGATCCGATCGCAGGCGCAAAGCCGGGGTCGAGACGGCAAGCGGGTGGACACGATGGCACGAAACGGGGTGCACGCCCAGAAGACGATCGCCGAGGCGGTTAGCCTGATCGGGGTCGGCGTTCACAGTGGCGAGCGTGTCCGGGTCACCCTGCATCCCTCCGATATCGATACCGGCATCACCTTTCTGCGGACCGCCCGCAACAGCCGGGATGTCGAGATCGCCGCAGAATGGCGCAACGTTTCGGCGACCGAACTCTGCACGGTGATCGGCAATCCGGCCGAGACCAGCATCGCCACGATCGAGCATCTGATGGCGGCGATCCGCGGCCTCGGCATCGACAATCTTCTGGTCGAGATCGACGGCGCCGAAGTTCCGGTCATGGACGGCAGCGCGCGCGCCTTCGTCGAGGCGATCGATCAGGTCGGCGTGATCTCGCAGGTGGCCCGGCGCCGCTATGTGAAGGTGCTGAAGCCGATCCGGATCGAGAACGGCGCGGGCTTCGCAGAACTGCGGCCCTATGACGGCTCGCGCTTCGAGATCTCGATCGATTTCGCCTGCAAGGCGATCGGCCAGCAGACATTCGAGATCGATCTGACACCCGATGTGTTCCGTCGCCAGATCGCCGGCGCCCGCACCTTCGGCTTCGTCTCCGATCTGGAGCGGCTGCTTCCGCTCGGCCTGTGCCGCGGATCTTCGCTGGAAAACTCGATCGCCATCAAGGACGACCGGGTGCTCAATCCGGAAGGCCTGCGCTTTGCCAACGAATTCGTCCGGCACAAGACGCTCGACGCGATCGGCGATCTCGCTCTGGCCGGCGCGCCGATCCTGGGCCACTACCGCTCCTATCGCGGCGGCCATCGCCTGAACTTCCAGACCCTCAATGCTCTCTTCTCGGACCCGTCCGCCTGGACGATGGTCGAGGCGCCGACGCGGCGCGAGGCTCCGGCTGCCGAGATCGGCACCGGGATGGTGGCCCCGGCCTTCGGTCCGGTGGTGCGCTGAGCGGACTGCCGACCGGCCGGGTGGCCGTGCTTCTCCGACGATTTCCATTCCGGGCCGCAGGTCGATGTGGCCGGGGCAGGGCGGTTCAGAAACCGGTTGGCGTGCGGCGCCGGCCGGTTTTGTGTTTTGTCATCGTCCGCTCTATGGTCCGGCGCCGGTGGCCCGTCTCGTCCGGCGGCATGATCCGTGATCTTCCGGCATCAGCCGCGGGAGATCATGGCGGCAATCCGGATCGGTCACAAATTCGGACCATTCCGGCGCGAGGGCTGAGGCTCCGGTGCGCGGCGCCGAATCCCCTCCGGTGCCGGCGCCTGCTCGGCATCGGTCCGGCAACGGCGGCGCGGCGAAACGGACCACGGGATCAGGCGCATGAACCGGCCGGTAAGGCTTGGGGACGGCCAGGCTCGGGGACGGCCAGGCTCGGGGACGGTCGGACCCGGACCCGGCCAGGCGCCAGAACGAACCGGGCGCCTGATCAGACCGGGTACCTGATCGAAGCGGGCGCCTGATCGAAGCGGGCGCTCGAGCGAACCGGGCGACCGGAATGCCGCGGGCTTCGATCCGATCTCGCATCGGGTCGGATGGCCGCTCAGAACTTGCGCCGACCCGGTGGGGCCTCGTGCCGATTCCGGGTGCGGCGCGCGGTGTCAGAGAAGAGCAGGTTGCGTTTCCCTTCGCGCGCGGCATGCTCTAGAGCAGGGATGCGCCGGAACGCGCGCCTGGCTTCAGGAACGATGGGTGACGTGTTGATTTCTCTCTGCCGGACCCGCCTTTCATCCGATCGTGCTCGCACCGCGGGCATGGGCGGCAGTGTCCGCCGCCTGCGCCTCTTCGCGGCGGTCGCCGCGGCCGGGCTGGCGCTGGCGGCCTGTTCGTCGACCGATGACACCGTCGACAAGACCACGCCGCCGGACGTGCTCTTCAACACCGGCCTCGCCCAGCTCGAAGCCGGCAAGACCACCTCGGCGGTGAAGAGCTTCGAGGATGTCGACCGGCTGCACCCCTATTCGGAGCTGGCCAAGAAGTCGATCCTGCTGCAGGCCTATTCGAACTTTCAGAAGGGTGCCTATACGGACGCCATCCAGGCCTCCAAGCGCTTCGTGACGCTCTATCCGAGCCACAAGGACGCGGCCTATGCGCAGTATCTGATCGGCGAATCCTACTATGCGCAGATCCCCGACATCACGCGCGACCAGGACATCACCAACAAGTCGCTGGAAGCCTATGGCGACGTGATCAAGAAATATCCGGACAGCCCCTACGCCAAGGATGCGCAGAAGAAGATCGACTTCGCC contains the following coding sequences:
- a CDS encoding cell division protein FtsQ/DivIB translates to MTGQGRADRAATSEGAAATASSFRRSRAGRLVRRVSGTVGRIAESLDRRNGTVLALAFLGGWIGYGMALGGQYKLVADELTSAAGFGVQQIEIRGLAESDSTEIVDRIDLTPTSSLLFMNAEKARARIAEIPWLADVSVKKIYPNKVVVSLRERRPYALWQDDGRIRVVDKTGAVMAETLEPRHANLPLVVGIGANLRAEEATRLIESAPSIRAKIRAAVLVAERRWNLVTVDGVEIRLPEDAPAGALAQVARLDETKKLLDRDITAIDLRSPDRLYVKLSDAAATARREALKLRSAKKKGAAT
- the murB gene encoding UDP-N-acetylmuramate dehydrogenase, whose translation is MSDLLAQIDTTGIRGALQPGYDLAGLTWFRVGGPAELLFQPADEADLAAFMGRVPAGVPVTVIGLGSNLLVREGGIPGVTIRLSARGFGQIEPVAPNRLRAGAAVPDKKLAEAALAAGLGGFAFYFGIPGGIGGALRMNAGANGGETRERVVEVRAVDRQGQLHVLSNADMGYAYRGSSAPADLIFTSALFEGVPTPEAEIRDAMAAVTAHREAAQPIRSRTGGSTFKNPAGHSAWKLIDAAGCRGLRVGDAQVSEMHCNFLINLGAATAHDVESLGETVRARVYEATGERLEWEIKRFGHFAPGREILPFHGLI
- the lpxC gene encoding UDP-3-O-acyl-N-acetylglucosamine deacetylase — translated: MARNGVHAQKTIAEAVSLIGVGVHSGERVRVTLHPSDIDTGITFLRTARNSRDVEIAAEWRNVSATELCTVIGNPAETSIATIEHLMAAIRGLGIDNLLVEIDGAEVPVMDGSARAFVEAIDQVGVISQVARRRYVKVLKPIRIENGAGFAELRPYDGSRFEISIDFACKAIGQQTFEIDLTPDVFRRQIAGARTFGFVSDLERLLPLGLCRGSSLENSIAIKDDRVLNPEGLRFANEFVRHKTLDAIGDLALAGAPILGHYRSYRGGHRLNFQTLNALFSDPSAWTMVEAPTRREAPAAEIGTGMVAPAFGPVVR
- the ftsZ gene encoding cell division protein FtsZ — encoded protein: MTLNLKMPDIRELRPRITVFGVGGAGGNAVNNMIQTGLHGVDFVVANTDAQALTLTKSDRVIQMGVAVTEGLGAGSQPEVGRAAAEEVMDEIADHLSGAHMVFITAGMGGGTGTGAAPVVARAAREQGILTVGVVTKPFHFEGARRMRIAEAGISELQKQVDTLIVIPNQNLFRIANERTTFADAFAMADQVLYSGVACITDLMVKEGLINLDFADVRSIMRGMGKAMMGTGESTGEKRALQAAEAAIANPLLDETSMKGARGVLISISGGKDLTLFEVDEAATRIREEVDPDANIILGATFDDSLEGVVRVSVVATGIDQVAGDMPMPGDYRQPEPPVRIRSATPAAAPAPVLRQQPETALRPTAEPAFRPVMQPPVIQSRLEPSAMAYQSEAEARLDREMQLPEAPTQIVTEMAPVAVADDPAVTIQRYEPPVTSRYDDMADPIQEIDQPRAMRAEPAIDRRPYIPPTAERPADPRPHRMPRIDEFPPVAQRVAQPQAQAEHHDDDRRPLSLLKRLANGFGSRREDHDEALTQAPQAQPTYQQPPAQDYAKRPPQRPSFAEQGLRAPAGNHDGHGRQAPAQHDQQVRPSRSAEDEHLEIPAFLRRQAN
- a CDS encoding outer membrane protein assembly factor BamD; translated protein: MGGSVRRLRLFAAVAAAGLALAACSSTDDTVDKTTPPDVLFNTGLAQLEAGKTTSAVKSFEDVDRLHPYSELAKKSILLQAYSNFQKGAYTDAIQASKRFVTLYPSHKDAAYAQYLIGESYYAQIPDITRDQDITNKSLEAYGDVIKKYPDSPYAKDAQKKIDFARDQLAGKEMEVGRFYLSKKQYLAAISRFRKVVSDYQTTRHVEEALSRLVESYYALGVVKEAQTAAAVLGHNFPDSQWYRDSYALLKSGGYEPEVASGSWITKALGKINVI
- a CDS encoding D-alanine--D-alanine ligase, whose protein sequence is MTKHVAVLMGGWDSERPVSLKSGAACAAALVEAGYRVSEIDVGHDIAEKLAALRPDVAFNALHGRFGEGGYIQGLLETLRIPYTHSGVLASALAMQKDKAKIVFEAVGLPVAVSRTVSRFEAAREHVLPAPYVVKPVAEGSSFGVIIVKEDRTHPPQELLREDWPYGDRVIVERYVPGRELTCAVMGDRALGVTEIIAKSESFYGYDAKYAPGGSEHILPARLKPFIYQGIQMMSVKAHLALGCRGISRTDFRFDDRGDGEGEVIVLEVNTQPGMTATSLVPEMAAHEGMSFAALAKWIVEDASCDR
- the murC gene encoding UDP-N-acetylmuramate--L-alanine ligase gives rise to the protein MKMPSTIGPVHFVGIGGIGMSGIAEVLHTLGFKVQGSDVAENANVLRLREKGIPVSVGHDGANLGEARVVVVSSAIRRDNPELTAARDRLLPVVRRAEMLAELMRFKSAIAIGGTHGKTTTTSMVAALLDAGGMDPTVINGGIINAYGTNARLGGGQWMVVESDESDGSFVKLPADVAVVTNIDPEHLDHYGTFDPLRNAFKQFVENVPFYGFAVMCLDHPEVQALIGRIEDRRVITYGTNPQADVRYQKVESKGRASQFSVVIRDRVTGSEKTIDDLVVNMPGIHNVSNATAAIAVADQLGIKPEAIRKGLAGFAGVKRRFTLTGEWNGVQIFDDYGHHPVEIMAVLKAARASVTGEGRGGRVVAIMQPHRYSRLSSLFEEFCQAFNDADTVIVADVYAAGEAPIPGISRDGLVGGLRARGHRNVLALEGADQIADLLRGRLQPGDYVVFLGAGNITQWAYALPKQLAALDAPGTVA
- the ftsA gene encoding cell division protein FtsA; this translates as MRPLSGRRPTVVSVLDVGSSKVACLIAQLTPRTPDKILPGRTHDLSVLGYGMQRARGMKSGMVIDLDEAEQSIRLAVDAAERMAGLTIESLIVNLTAGRLRSEIFRASVDVAGVEVDESDIQRVLAAGGSHSVTDDRSLLHSLPIGYALDGSRGIKDPTGMLGRKLSVDMHVVTAETAPIRNLELCVNRCHLEVETMVATPYAAGLSTLVDDEAELGCACVDMGGGTTSIAVFADGQFCHADAIAIGGQHVTMDIARGLSTRLADAERIKTLHGSALATSSDDHEIVGVPSVGEDSHDIINIPRGSLTRIIRPRIEEILELTRDRLAASGFAGRVGRRVVLTGGASQLTGVVEVARRIMGRNVRLGRPLGIAGLPQAAKGPAFAASVGLLIYPQVAQIEQFESRARGGLLTGTGGYIARVGQWLKDSW